One window of Mesorhizobium loti R88b genomic DNA carries:
- a CDS encoding FUSC family protein produces the protein MTWARLKGYFEASLAGLTQPTRSDWIFALRTVSAGLIALLAAYVLKLDHPQWAMMTVFIVAQPVAGMVLAKGFYRLLGTLVGGIAAIGITTVFGTNPWVLVTVLAVWIGICTFVSSLLRNPEAYGAALAGYTAMIIGLPAFGQPHLVVDLAVARCAEIVLGIVCAGVTSRLILPKLAADAIISRLKRSILDLATYASGAFSGGDPATLAGLHRKLVADTQTLGEMRAYARLEAPSFAPRAHPVRRTIGQLLSALSAARALHSHAAPKNAALIPVRSELHSLVSELATKPGALDDTAPWVTRLDAISAKARQIPDASVDQGDDRVGTITRLTIAADFAEAFKQVLRGLDALRAPVTRPVRGSRQPALVVHRDYPGASRNAVRAALTTLLVAAFWLTTKWSEAAGTVILVAVVSSLFAARPDPVQVSWGFFKGTLLALPFAFLVGQIALPALPGFGWFVLFVVPILVPTALGMANPRYVGVATAFAINFLAFLSPHQAMTYDPGPFFAGSASVLVGILLAIGVFILVLPADPWLAANRIVRAMREDLARLCLHERVPRRSAFESLAYDRVNQLMPLVQNSGSKGDAVLGGGVAAVTVGLEILRLREAQQAHAVPSETALSIANFLRGLARELLFRAPGDPQTATVAVARQYAATIAQRNTTGDVLQIAASLRIIAAAIEDFPDFFARDKG, from the coding sequence GTGACCTGGGCGCGGCTGAAGGGCTATTTCGAGGCGAGTTTGGCGGGGCTGACGCAGCCGACGCGCTCGGACTGGATTTTCGCACTTCGCACGGTCTCAGCCGGCCTGATCGCACTTCTCGCCGCCTACGTCCTGAAACTTGATCACCCGCAATGGGCCATGATGACGGTGTTCATCGTCGCCCAGCCGGTCGCCGGTATGGTGCTGGCGAAGGGCTTTTACCGGTTGCTCGGCACGCTGGTCGGCGGCATCGCGGCGATCGGCATCACCACGGTGTTCGGCACCAACCCATGGGTGCTGGTGACCGTGCTTGCCGTCTGGATCGGGATTTGCACCTTCGTCTCGTCACTGCTGCGCAATCCCGAAGCCTATGGTGCTGCCCTTGCCGGCTACACCGCGATGATCATCGGCCTGCCGGCCTTCGGACAGCCACATCTCGTCGTCGACCTTGCGGTCGCCCGCTGCGCGGAAATCGTGCTCGGCATTGTCTGTGCCGGCGTGACCAGCCGGCTGATCCTGCCGAAGCTGGCGGCCGACGCCATCATCTCGCGGTTGAAGCGCAGCATCCTCGATCTTGCCACCTATGCCAGCGGCGCTTTTTCCGGCGGTGATCCGGCAACGCTCGCCGGCTTGCACCGAAAACTGGTCGCCGACACCCAGACGCTTGGCGAGATGCGCGCCTATGCCAGGCTGGAAGCCCCGAGTTTCGCGCCACGCGCCCATCCGGTCCGGCGCACCATCGGACAACTTCTCTCTGCGCTGTCGGCGGCACGCGCGCTGCATTCGCACGCAGCGCCCAAAAATGCAGCACTCATACCGGTGCGCTCGGAGTTGCATAGCCTTGTCAGTGAACTGGCGACGAAGCCGGGCGCGTTGGACGACACCGCCCCCTGGGTGACACGGCTCGACGCGATCTCGGCCAAGGCCCGGCAAATTCCCGATGCCTCGGTCGACCAGGGCGACGACAGGGTCGGCACCATCACCCGTCTCACCATCGCTGCCGATTTCGCCGAGGCCTTCAAGCAGGTGCTGCGTGGTCTCGACGCCTTGCGCGCTCCCGTCACGCGCCCGGTTCGAGGCAGCAGGCAGCCAGCTCTGGTGGTGCACCGAGACTACCCCGGCGCATCGCGCAATGCCGTGCGCGCTGCTCTCACCACCTTGCTGGTCGCGGCCTTCTGGTTGACGACGAAATGGTCGGAAGCGGCGGGCACGGTCATTCTCGTTGCCGTCGTATCCAGCCTTTTCGCCGCTCGCCCCGATCCGGTGCAGGTGTCCTGGGGCTTCTTCAAGGGAACGCTACTGGCTTTGCCCTTTGCCTTTCTGGTCGGCCAGATCGCGTTGCCTGCCCTGCCCGGCTTCGGCTGGTTCGTCCTGTTTGTCGTGCCGATCCTGGTGCCAACGGCGCTGGGCATGGCCAATCCGCGCTATGTCGGCGTAGCCACGGCCTTTGCCATCAACTTCCTCGCTTTCCTCAGCCCGCATCAGGCGATGACCTATGATCCCGGCCCGTTCTTCGCCGGCTCGGCATCGGTGCTGGTTGGTATCTTGCTGGCGATTGGCGTCTTCATCCTGGTGCTGCCCGCCGATCCGTGGCTGGCGGCCAATCGCATCGTGCGCGCCATGCGCGAGGATCTGGCGCGGCTTTGCCTGCATGAGCGCGTGCCGAGACGTTCGGCCTTCGAGAGCCTCGCCTATGATCGGGTCAACCAGCTGATGCCGCTGGTGCAGAATTCCGGCAGCAAGGGCGATGCGGTCCTGGGCGGCGGCGTCGCCGCCGTTACAGTCGGCCTGGAAATCCTGCGGCTGCGCGAGGCGCAACAGGCGCATGCCGTTCCGTCCGAAACCGCGCTTTCGATTGCCAATTTCCTAAGGGGCCTGGCGCGCGAACTGCTCTTCCGCGCCCCTGGCGATCCGCAGACAGCGACCGTCGCCGTCGCCCGCCAATATGCGGCGACCATCGCCCAGCGAAACACCACCGGCGACGTGCTGCAGATCGCGGCGTCATTGCGCATCATCGCCGCCGCGATAGAGGATTTTCCGGATTTTTTTGCGAGGGATAAAGGCTAG
- the parE gene encoding DNA topoisomerase IV subunit B — protein sequence MDDNNDLFGNLGKEPQPARTPARPADPLVQAAKRPAATKDGSEGYSAADIEVLEGLEPVRRRPGMYIGGTDDKAMHHLFAEVIDNSMDEAVAGHATFIDVELSADGYLAVTDNGRGIPVDPHPKFKKPALEVIMTTLHSGGKFDSKVYETSGGLHGVGVSVVNALSDHLEVEVARGRQLYRQRFSRGVPVTGLEQLGEVHNRRGTKIRFHPDEQIFGKGAAFEPARLYRMTRSKAYLFGGVEIRWTCDPSLIKEKDQTPAKAAFHFPGGLKDYLKASLGDDFQVTREIFAGKSEKQGGHGSLEWAVTWFGGDGFVNSYCNTIPTGEGGTHEAGFRNVLTRGLRAYADLVGNKRASIVTSEDVMISAAGMLSVFIREPEFVGQTKDRLATIEAIRIVETAIRDPFDHWLADNPQEASKLLEWVIARADERVRRRQEKEVSRKSAVRKLRLPGKLADCTQNAAAGAELFIVEGDSAGGSAKQARDRASQAVLPLRGKILNVASAGNDKLAANQQISDLIQALGCGTRTKYRDEDLRYDRVIIMTDADVDGAHIASLLITFFYQEMPALVRGGHLYLAVPPLYSIRQGGKVAYARDDAHKDELLRTEFTGRGKVELGRFKGLGEMMAAQLKETTMDPRKRTLLRVDVNEIDSATKDRVDELMGTKPEARFRFIQERAEFAATEVLDI from the coding sequence ATGGACGACAACAACGATCTCTTCGGCAATCTGGGCAAGGAGCCGCAGCCGGCCCGCACGCCGGCACGTCCGGCGGATCCGCTGGTGCAGGCTGCCAAGCGTCCTGCCGCGACCAAGGATGGCAGCGAGGGCTATAGCGCCGCCGACATCGAGGTGCTCGAAGGGCTGGAGCCGGTGCGCCGCCGGCCCGGCATGTATATTGGCGGCACCGACGACAAGGCGATGCACCATCTGTTCGCCGAAGTCATCGACAATTCGATGGACGAGGCGGTCGCCGGCCATGCCACCTTCATCGACGTCGAGCTTTCGGCCGACGGCTATCTTGCCGTCACCGACAATGGCCGCGGCATTCCGGTCGACCCGCATCCGAAATTCAAGAAGCCGGCGCTCGAAGTGATCATGACGACGCTGCATTCGGGCGGTAAATTCGACTCCAAGGTCTACGAGACCTCGGGCGGCCTGCACGGCGTCGGCGTGTCCGTCGTCAATGCGCTGTCGGACCATCTCGAGGTCGAGGTCGCACGCGGCCGCCAGCTTTATCGCCAGCGTTTTTCGCGCGGCGTTCCAGTGACCGGCCTGGAGCAGCTTGGCGAGGTTCACAACCGCCGCGGCACAAAAATCCGCTTCCATCCCGACGAGCAGATCTTCGGCAAGGGTGCGGCGTTCGAGCCGGCCCGGCTCTACCGCATGACGCGGTCGAAAGCCTATCTGTTCGGCGGTGTCGAAATCCGCTGGACCTGCGATCCATCGCTGATCAAGGAAAAGGACCAGACGCCGGCCAAGGCAGCATTCCATTTCCCGGGCGGCCTGAAGGATTATCTGAAGGCATCACTGGGCGATGACTTCCAGGTCACCCGCGAAATCTTCGCCGGCAAGAGCGAGAAGCAGGGCGGCCATGGCTCACTGGAATGGGCGGTGACCTGGTTCGGCGGCGACGGCTTTGTGAATTCCTACTGCAACACCATCCCGACCGGCGAAGGCGGCACGCATGAGGCCGGCTTCCGCAACGTGCTGACGCGCGGGCTTCGCGCCTATGCCGACCTTGTCGGTAACAAGCGAGCCTCGATCGTCACCTCGGAAGACGTCATGATCTCGGCGGCGGGCATGCTTTCGGTGTTCATCCGCGAGCCGGAGTTCGTCGGCCAGACCAAGGACAGGCTGGCAACGATCGAGGCGATCCGCATTGTCGAGACAGCGATCCGCGATCCCTTCGACCATTGGCTGGCCGACAATCCACAAGAAGCCTCGAAGCTGCTCGAATGGGTGATCGCGCGCGCCGACGAGCGGGTGCGCCGACGCCAGGAAAAGGAAGTGTCGCGAAAAAGCGCGGTGCGCAAGCTGCGCCTGCCGGGCAAGCTCGCCGACTGCACGCAGAATGCGGCTGCAGGCGCTGAACTCTTCATCGTCGAAGGTGACTCGGCCGGCGGCTCGGCCAAGCAGGCGCGCGACCGTGCCAGCCAGGCCGTGTTGCCGCTGCGCGGAAAAATCCTCAACGTCGCCAGCGCCGGCAACGACAAGCTGGCCGCCAACCAGCAGATATCGGACCTGATCCAGGCGCTCGGCTGCGGCACGCGCACGAAGTACCGCGACGAGGATCTGCGCTACGACCGGGTGATCATCATGACCGACGCCGACGTCGACGGCGCCCACATCGCCTCACTTTTGATCACCTTCTTCTACCAGGAGATGCCGGCGCTGGTGCGCGGCGGCCATCTCTATCTGGCGGTGCCGCCGCTTTACTCGATCCGGCAAGGCGGCAAGGTTGCCTATGCCCGTGACGATGCGCACAAGGATGAGCTTCTGCGCACCGAATTCACCGGGCGCGGCAAGGTCGAGCTTGGCCGCTTCAAGGGACTGGGCGAGATGATGGCCGCGCAGCTCAAGGAGACCACCATGGATCCGCGGAAGCGCACCCTACTCAGGGTCGATGTGAACGAAATCGATTCAGCCACCAAGGACAGGGTCGATGAGCTGATGGGCACCAAGCCGGAAGCCCGCTTCCGCTTCATCCAGGAACGCGCCGAATTCGCCGCAACGGAAGTGCTGGATATCTAG
- the cpaB gene encoding Flp pilus assembly protein CpaB, protein MRGKAITMIGIAAVFGAISIFAADFWVKSQAKADAGEKTASIPAPAAPRIEFKTIVVANAPLRYGMELDRAKLVEIPWPQDSLPQGAFPTIDGLLGEGSRVVLSPIDVNEPVLLTKLSGPNGRATLSNMMTPGMRAVTIRTDEIAGVGGFVTPGDRVDVVLTRDAGEIQEVAKNAQGAAGSTITSEIVVADAKVLSVGQGADERQTTPQVTNSVTIEVTTEGAQKVALARTVGTLSLSLRSASEGGDGKNGVTTISSFGGSVAAKAEAAAGSLFGAMTKEPEKPKFKTIIVTRGTKAEEYQVPARDQNQK, encoded by the coding sequence GTGAGGGGCAAGGCCATAACGATGATCGGCATCGCCGCCGTTTTCGGCGCGATCTCGATCTTTGCCGCGGATTTCTGGGTCAAGAGCCAGGCCAAGGCCGATGCCGGGGAGAAAACGGCGTCGATACCCGCTCCCGCCGCGCCCAGGATTGAGTTCAAGACCATCGTGGTGGCAAACGCGCCTTTGCGCTACGGCATGGAACTCGACCGCGCCAAGCTGGTTGAAATCCCGTGGCCGCAGGATTCCCTGCCGCAAGGTGCCTTTCCCACCATCGATGGATTGCTCGGCGAAGGCAGCCGCGTCGTGCTGTCGCCGATCGACGTCAACGAACCGGTGCTGCTGACCAAGCTGTCGGGGCCGAACGGGCGCGCAACGCTTTCCAACATGATGACGCCAGGAATGCGGGCGGTCACCATCCGCACCGACGAGATCGCCGGTGTCGGCGGCTTCGTCACGCCGGGCGACCGCGTCGATGTCGTGCTGACGCGCGATGCCGGCGAAATCCAGGAAGTCGCCAAGAACGCGCAAGGCGCCGCCGGTTCGACCATCACTTCCGAGATTGTCGTAGCCGATGCCAAGGTGCTGAGTGTCGGCCAGGGCGCCGACGAGCGCCAGACGACGCCGCAGGTGACCAATTCCGTGACCATCGAGGTGACGACCGAAGGCGCGCAGAAAGTGGCGCTTGCCCGCACCGTCGGCACGCTGTCGCTGTCGCTTCGCTCCGCCAGTGAAGGCGGCGATGGCAAGAACGGCGTCACCACCATCTCCTCCTTCGGCGGATCGGTGGCGGCCAAGGCCGAGGCCGCGGCCGGCTCGCTGTTCGGCGCCATGACCAAGGAGCCGGAGAAGCCGAAATTCAAGACAATCATCGTGACGCGCGGCACGAAGGCCGAGGAATATCAGGTTCCCGCGCGGGACCAGAACCAGAAGTAA
- a CDS encoding type II and III secretion system protein family protein, whose protein sequence is MLMRSLYRMTDRSRITRALAMAVALAASGTLALPSAARADNDVVYVSSTKNASIKVAKGKPKTIVTSAAFYQIVIGDPDIANVNPLTDKSFYVLGNNLGTTGIALFDEKKQLVGTVDIEVTLDTDQLASTIRASVPDAKIKVGSANGRVVLSGEADDAVAAEKANQIATRFSGKEDVINSVNISSSQQVQLNVRFVEINRQAGQDLGAKYSANFAYGLGGRSVVLNPDGASVPTAGTGEIIGSLLSNGVSIDIAVKALEERGLARMLAEPNLIARSGQTASFLAGGEFPIPVSEDNGKISVTYKKYGVSLDFTPTVLKDGLVSLDIAPEVSSIDASASYNIGNISVPGFIVRRAKTSVDLKNGQSFMIAGLLQTQNDVTTSRIPGLGKMPVLGPLFSSKSYQRRETDLVILVTPYLVKPVDPSKKMVEPTDGTQPPSNADYFLNNTEEVKASDTSRALALADGSAARAAPTTTVGHFLDLPKD, encoded by the coding sequence ATGCTGATGCGTAGCCTATATCGAATGACGGACCGGTCGCGCATCACGCGCGCCCTGGCGATGGCGGTTGCACTGGCCGCGAGCGGCACGCTTGCCTTGCCCAGCGCGGCCAGGGCGGACAATGACGTCGTCTATGTCTCGTCGACCAAGAATGCGTCGATCAAGGTCGCCAAGGGCAAGCCCAAGACGATCGTGACAAGTGCTGCCTTCTACCAGATCGTCATCGGCGATCCTGATATCGCCAACGTCAACCCGCTGACCGATAAATCCTTCTATGTGCTGGGCAACAATCTCGGCACCACCGGCATCGCGCTGTTCGACGAGAAAAAGCAGCTCGTTGGCACCGTCGACATCGAGGTGACGCTCGACACTGATCAACTGGCCAGCACCATCCGCGCCAGCGTGCCGGACGCCAAGATCAAGGTCGGCTCGGCCAATGGCCGTGTCGTGCTGTCGGGCGAGGCGGATGACGCGGTCGCCGCCGAAAAGGCGAACCAGATCGCCACGCGCTTTTCCGGCAAAGAGGACGTGATCAACTCGGTCAACATCTCGTCGTCGCAGCAGGTCCAGCTCAATGTTCGCTTCGTCGAGATCAACCGCCAGGCGGGGCAGGACCTCGGCGCCAAATACAGCGCCAATTTCGCCTATGGCCTCGGTGGGCGTAGTGTCGTGCTGAACCCGGATGGGGCGTCGGTGCCGACGGCGGGTACAGGCGAGATCATCGGCAGCCTGCTGTCGAATGGCGTGTCCATCGATATCGCCGTCAAGGCGCTGGAGGAACGCGGCCTCGCCCGGATGCTGGCCGAGCCCAACCTGATCGCCCGCTCCGGCCAGACGGCAAGTTTCCTGGCCGGGGGTGAATTCCCGATCCCGGTTTCGGAGGACAACGGCAAGATCTCCGTCACCTACAAGAAATACGGCGTCAGTCTGGACTTCACGCCGACCGTGCTCAAGGACGGGCTGGTCAGCCTCGACATCGCCCCGGAAGTCTCTTCGATCGACGCGTCGGCGTCATACAACATCGGCAACATCTCCGTGCCGGGCTTCATCGTGCGGCGTGCCAAAACGTCGGTCGACCTGAAGAACGGCCAGAGCTTCATGATCGCAGGGCTGCTGCAGACACAAAACGACGTCACCACGTCGCGCATCCCCGGCCTCGGCAAGATGCCCGTTCTTGGACCGCTGTTCTCGTCGAAATCCTACCAGCGGCGCGAGACCGACCTGGTCATCCTCGTCACGCCCTATCTGGTCAAGCCGGTCGATCCGTCGAAGAAAATGGTCGAGCCCACCGATGGCACGCAGCCGCCCAGCAATGCCGACTACTTCCTCAACAACACCGAGGAAGTGAAGGCGTCGGACACCAGCCGCGCGCTGGCGCTGGCCGATGGTAGTGCCGCACGGGCCGCTCCCACCACCACGGTCGGGCATTTCCTCGACCTGCCGAAGGACTGA
- a CDS encoding AAA family ATPase, which yields MANGIKTKKILLVSTDRTFVQDTKTAFAASEIIQLSTVEKNVTELRGEVQETDFGAIIVDMDAARLEEVESLQRIMRRLEGKAPVVVVTQEFNAAAVRILVQLKVADFLVKPITTADLVRSVVRALQGPGREENTESQIYTFMPAAGGVGTTTLALQTAFQLHHSVTRGASTCVVDLNFQQGACAEYLDLEPRFDITEIENQPERLDRQLLDVMLSKHASGLCVLAAPTHPAEMRSFKTDVVVRMLDLVSAYFDNVVIDMPRTWFPWTETVLLGSNKLYIVAEMTVPCLRHTQRLIQAVYETAGKEVKPNVIVNRFEQKMFDNGIKQADVQEILGEHFVGGIANNYRLVREAVDRGVPLHEIDPNANVINDLKKIILPEEAVATGAKSKSLFSLGRGLLKRKAG from the coding sequence ATGGCAAACGGCATCAAGACCAAGAAGATCCTGCTCGTATCGACGGACAGGACCTTCGTGCAGGACACGAAGACCGCATTCGCCGCCTCCGAGATCATCCAGCTCTCGACGGTGGAGAAGAACGTCACCGAACTGCGCGGCGAGGTCCAGGAGACCGACTTCGGCGCCATCATCGTCGACATGGACGCGGCGAGACTGGAGGAGGTCGAGTCCCTGCAGCGCATCATGCGCCGGCTGGAGGGCAAGGCGCCGGTGGTCGTGGTCACCCAGGAGTTCAACGCCGCTGCCGTGCGCATCCTGGTGCAGCTCAAGGTCGCGGACTTCCTGGTCAAGCCGATCACCACGGCCGATCTGGTGCGCTCGGTCGTACGCGCCCTGCAAGGGCCGGGGCGTGAGGAAAACACGGAGTCGCAAATATACACCTTTATGCCGGCGGCCGGCGGCGTCGGCACCACGACACTGGCGCTGCAGACCGCGTTCCAGCTGCATCATTCGGTGACGCGTGGTGCCTCGACGTGCGTGGTCGACCTCAATTTCCAGCAGGGCGCCTGCGCCGAATATCTCGACCTCGAGCCGCGCTTCGACATCACCGAGATCGAGAACCAACCCGAACGCCTCGACCGGCAACTGCTCGACGTGATGCTGTCCAAGCATGCCAGCGGCCTTTGCGTGCTGGCGGCGCCGACGCACCCGGCCGAGATGCGCTCGTTCAAGACCGATGTCGTGGTACGCATGCTGGACCTTGTCTCGGCCTATTTCGACAATGTCGTCATCGACATGCCGCGCACCTGGTTTCCGTGGACGGAGACCGTGCTGCTTGGCTCCAACAAGCTCTATATTGTCGCCGAGATGACGGTGCCGTGCCTGCGCCACACGCAAAGGCTGATCCAGGCGGTCTATGAGACCGCCGGCAAGGAGGTGAAGCCGAACGTCATCGTCAACCGTTTCGAGCAGAAGATGTTCGACAACGGCATCAAGCAGGCTGACGTCCAGGAGATCCTCGGCGAGCATTTCGTTGGCGGCATCGCCAACAACTACCGGCTGGTGCGCGAGGCGGTCGATCGCGGCGTGCCGCTGCACGAGATCGACCCGAACGCCAATGTCATCAACGATCTGAAAAAGATCATCCTTCCCGAAGAAGCAGTTGCGACCGGGGCCAAGTCGAAGTCGCTGTTCAGTCTCGGCAGGGGCTTATTGAAGAGGAAGGCCGGATGA
- a CDS encoding CpaF family protein translates to MTSRFSTLQNRDTRPQRPADTAPVAHHAVVIPSNRKALPAKADVAPAKNANKVLDARVRIHRMLLEEINLVALERLPKDEMRRQVHDFVSEKTRQERMAINTAELDALVDDIVDEMVGLGPLEPLLKDPDINDILINGHQNCFVEKKGKLQQVHIPFKDEAHLLRIINKIVAAVGRRVDESQPMVDARMLDGSRFNAAIRPVGVDGPLVSIRKFSKNKLGLHRLVEFGAITQNMAEVLAAAVHARKTTIISGGTGTGKTTMLNALSAFISEDERLITIEDAAELQLQQPHVARMETRPANIEGHGELKQRDLVKNALRMRPDRVILGECRGEEAFDMLQAMNTGHEGSMATIHANTPRDAISRLEQMLGMTGMPMTVQSIRSQISSALDLIVQLTRLSDGKRKVTSVAEVTGMEGDVIQMQEIFRFVRTGMDADGGILGYFEATGIRPRFLEDLRAMGIEFPGRYFEPGRPQE, encoded by the coding sequence ATGACCAGCCGTTTTTCCACCCTGCAGAACCGCGACACGCGCCCGCAGCGTCCGGCGGACACAGCGCCGGTCGCCCATCATGCGGTCGTCATTCCATCAAACCGAAAGGCTTTGCCGGCAAAAGCGGACGTCGCACCGGCAAAGAACGCCAACAAGGTTCTCGACGCCCGCGTGCGCATTCACCGCATGCTGCTCGAGGAGATCAACCTCGTTGCGCTGGAGCGTTTGCCCAAGGACGAGATGCGCCGGCAAGTGCATGATTTCGTTTCGGAAAAAACCCGCCAGGAGCGAATGGCGATCAACACCGCCGAACTCGACGCGCTAGTCGACGATATCGTCGACGAGATGGTCGGCCTCGGTCCGCTCGAGCCGCTGCTCAAGGACCCAGACATCAACGACATCCTGATCAACGGCCACCAGAATTGCTTCGTCGAAAAGAAGGGCAAGCTGCAGCAGGTCCACATTCCGTTCAAGGACGAGGCGCATCTCTTGCGCATCATCAACAAGATCGTCGCCGCCGTCGGCCGCCGCGTCGATGAATCACAACCGATGGTCGATGCGCGCATGCTGGACGGTTCGCGCTTCAACGCCGCCATCCGCCCGGTTGGCGTCGACGGGCCGCTGGTGTCGATCCGCAAATTCTCCAAGAACAAGCTTGGCCTGCACAGGCTGGTCGAGTTCGGCGCCATCACCCAGAACATGGCCGAGGTGCTGGCGGCGGCGGTCCACGCCCGCAAGACGACAATCATTTCAGGCGGCACCGGCACCGGCAAGACGACGATGCTCAACGCGCTGTCGGCCTTCATTTCCGAAGACGAGCGGCTGATCACCATCGAGGACGCGGCCGAACTTCAGCTGCAGCAGCCGCATGTCGCGCGCATGGAGACACGCCCTGCCAACATCGAGGGCCATGGCGAACTGAAGCAACGCGATCTCGTCAAGAACGCGCTGCGCATGCGACCCGACCGCGTCATCCTCGGCGAGTGCCGCGGCGAGGAAGCTTTCGACATGCTGCAGGCGATGAACACCGGCCATGAAGGGTCGATGGCGACCATCCACGCCAACACGCCGCGCGATGCCATTTCGCGCTTGGAACAGATGCTGGGCATGACCGGCATGCCGATGACGGTGCAGTCGATCCGCAGCCAGATCAGTAGCGCGCTCGACCTGATCGTCCAGCTGACCCGGCTTTCCGACGGCAAGCGCAAGGTGACGAGCGTCGCCGAGGTGACCGGCATGGAAGGCGACGTCATCCAGATGCAGGAGATTTTTCGCTTCGTGCGTACCGGCATGGACGCCGACGGCGGGATTCTCGGTTATTTCGAGGCGACCGGCATTCGGCCGCGCTTCCTCGAGGATCTGCGCGCCATGGGCATCGAGTTTCCCGGACGCTATTTCGAACCCGGCCGACCGCAGGAGTAG
- a CDS encoding type II secretion system F family protein, translating to MFDGFSAIYVIYAGAALTGIMIAEACYLLYAGRSDKRTAINRRMKLQESKISQEQVLIQLRKERGLDAGTSLFSPDRFRALRTQSGMIMPMSKFLMTTSGVALAMAVVAMWYGLPPLMGLLLFVVLVPLVPVMVMRFKRKRRLKRFGIQLPEALELITRGLKAGHPVPVAIAMVSREMPDPIGTEFGVIADEVTYGSDLVSALNSLFDRVGHEDLPLFITAVSIQSSSGGNLREILDGLALTIRERGKLRRKVRAISTEGRMSAYILTAIPALLFAAIMALMPGFYRDVWGEAKTWYLIGGSVTWLMLGNLIMFKMSNFRF from the coding sequence GTGTTCGACGGGTTCAGCGCGATCTATGTCATCTATGCCGGGGCAGCGCTCACCGGCATCATGATCGCCGAGGCCTGTTATCTTCTCTATGCCGGCCGCAGCGACAAGCGAACCGCCATCAACCGGCGCATGAAGCTGCAGGAAAGCAAGATCAGCCAGGAGCAGGTGCTGATCCAGCTGCGCAAGGAGCGCGGCCTCGATGCGGGCACATCGCTGTTCTCGCCGGACCGGTTCCGCGCCTTGCGCACGCAGTCGGGCATGATCATGCCGATGTCGAAGTTCCTGATGACCACGTCAGGCGTAGCGCTGGCGATGGCCGTGGTCGCCATGTGGTATGGCTTGCCGCCGCTGATGGGGCTTCTGTTGTTCGTCGTGCTGGTGCCGTTGGTGCCGGTGATGGTGATGCGCTTCAAGCGCAAGCGCCGGCTCAAGCGATTCGGCATCCAGCTGCCCGAGGCGCTGGAGCTGATCACGCGCGGTCTCAAGGCCGGTCACCCGGTGCCCGTGGCCATTGCCATGGTGTCGCGCGAGATGCCTGATCCGATCGGCACCGAATTTGGCGTCATCGCCGATGAGGTCACCTATGGTTCCGACCTGGTCTCGGCGTTGAATTCGCTGTTCGACAGGGTCGGCCATGAGGATCTGCCGCTGTTCATCACGGCCGTCTCGATCCAGTCCAGTTCGGGCGGCAATCTGCGCGAGATCCTCGACGGCCTGGCGTTGACGATCCGCGAGCGCGGCAAGCTGCGCCGCAAGGTGCGAGCCATCTCGACCGAAGGTCGCATGTCGGCCTACATCCTGACGGCGATACCGGCACTGCTGTTTGCCGCCATCATGGCGCTGATGCCGGGCTTCTACCGCGATGTCTGGGGCGAGGCGAAAACCTGGTACCTGATCGGCGGGTCGGTCACCTGGCTGATGCTGGGCAATCTGATCATGTTCAAGATGTCGAATTTCAGGTTCTGA